The following proteins are encoded in a genomic region of Devosia lucknowensis:
- a CDS encoding phage portal protein: MGFFDRWAGRPIKLTDGAFWRGFFGLGTDSGEVVSYDKAMALDAVWACVNLIANSVKTLPCIVYDQDGVTRATGDDLYDLLHDAPNMDDTAADFWGMVALCLCLDGNFFAEKKMNGGKLVALNPIHPLKVDVQRNSRNERVYEVTEDGKKRKIGEDRMFHVRGAVLPGCDRGLSPIGYVANTVGNARAAEKAAGKWFAGGMSASGFLKSDQILKPEQRKQVGDMLQQYAGSDRAGKVMVLEAGLEYHQLTVNPKDAQMIETRQFSVEQICRIFGVPPVMIGHASNGTTTWGSGIEQLILQFIKTCLAPMLRSIEASIRRDLMDASTRKTLSVKFSVEGLLRGDSTARAEFLSKMVTNGIYTENEARAYEDKAPLPGGNHLIVNGTMQRADQIGMQPPANQNNPAPPAAA, encoded by the coding sequence ATGGGCTTTTTCGACCGATGGGCTGGACGGCCCATCAAGCTCACCGACGGCGCGTTCTGGCGGGGCTTTTTCGGCCTCGGCACGGACAGCGGCGAGGTGGTCAGCTACGACAAGGCAATGGCGCTCGATGCCGTCTGGGCTTGCGTCAATCTGATTGCCAACTCGGTAAAGACTCTGCCTTGCATCGTTTACGATCAGGACGGCGTGACGCGCGCGACAGGCGATGACTTGTACGACCTGCTGCATGATGCGCCGAACATGGACGACACAGCTGCGGATTTCTGGGGCATGGTCGCACTGTGCCTCTGCCTCGACGGCAACTTCTTCGCCGAGAAGAAAATGAACGGCGGCAAGCTCGTGGCGCTAAATCCCATCCACCCGCTCAAGGTGGATGTGCAGAGAAACAGCCGCAATGAGCGGGTGTACGAGGTTACCGAGGACGGCAAGAAGCGCAAGATCGGCGAAGACCGCATGTTCCATGTGCGTGGCGCGGTGCTTCCTGGTTGCGACCGCGGACTTTCACCCATCGGCTACGTGGCCAACACCGTAGGCAATGCTCGCGCTGCTGAGAAGGCGGCCGGCAAGTGGTTCGCCGGTGGGATGTCAGCGTCGGGCTTCCTCAAGAGCGATCAAATCTTGAAGCCTGAGCAGCGCAAGCAGGTCGGCGACATGCTCCAGCAGTACGCTGGGTCCGATCGCGCCGGCAAGGTGATGGTGCTCGAGGCCGGCCTCGAATACCACCAGCTCACGGTGAACCCCAAAGACGCCCAGATGATCGAGACGCGCCAATTCAGCGTCGAGCAGATCTGCCGCATCTTCGGTGTTCCACCGGTGATGATCGGACATGCCTCCAACGGTACGACCACCTGGGGCAGCGGCATTGAGCAGCTGATCCTGCAATTCATCAAGACCTGCCTGGCACCCATGCTACGCAGCATCGAAGCTTCGATCCGTCGCGATTTGATGGATGCTTCGACGCGCAAAACTCTGAGCGTAAAGTTCTCAGTTGAAGGATTGCTGCGCGGCGACAGTACGGCCCGTGCCGAGTTTCTGTCGAAGATGGTCACGAACGGTATCTACACCGAGAATGAAGCCCGGGCCTACGAAGACAAGGCGCCGCTTCCCGGCGGAAACCACCTGATCGTCAACGGCACAATGCAGCGCGCCGATCAGATCGGCATGCAGCCGCCGGCAAACCAGAACAACCCTGCGCCGCCTGCGGCCGCATAG
- a CDS encoding terminase large subunit: protein MATKPTRQRSTSTRQDPVTEYARSVVAGETVAGPHVRNACRRHLDDLVHGSKRGLIWDLNAVERFVGYCRDVLRLNGGQFEGKPFILQPSQVFIAGSIFGWKRTNEDGKIVRRFRRAYIEQAKGQGKSPFAGAVGLYCMTADGESGAEIYAAGKDKAQAMVLFRDSVAMYDQSPALKARLTPSGGNPIWNLADLKSRSFYRPISREGAHSGPRPYVALCDEIHEHPDGKVIEMLERGFKFRDQPLLLMITNSGSDRNSVCWAEHQHAVQVAAGTKTLDDDFSYVGEVIDDTAFAYVCALDKNDDPFTDPSCWIKANPLLGVTLKYEYINDVVAQARNIPSKRNGILRLHFCVWTESDTAWIPRPMLEKVMADFDPYAEHAGRVINGAGLDLSGTKDLTSAAFCIETGVKRVKKADGTEADLPTYDLWVESWTPSDTMDERSKVDHVPYRLWSSQMHKDADGNDIDGQPYLNAPEGGRVRFDHVAAHFARIDASHGIGELGYDKYAYDKFQEELDNYGLEFETVAHPQGGKKRAKPSEAKVEAAKAAGLPVPLGHWMPGSVAALEELILEERVRIRRSPVTLTALMGVHIETDPLMGNQWFNKTKATVRIDPAVAAAMAVGVAVETAGPAKPSLDDFLSNPVMVI, encoded by the coding sequence ATGGCGACCAAGCCGACCCGTCAGCGAAGTACTTCGACTAGGCAGGACCCTGTCACCGAATATGCGCGGTCTGTTGTTGCCGGAGAGACCGTCGCCGGCCCACACGTCCGCAACGCATGCCGTCGCCACCTCGACGACCTGGTGCATGGCTCGAAGCGTGGCTTGATCTGGGACTTGAACGCCGTGGAGCGCTTCGTTGGCTATTGCCGCGACGTGCTTCGCCTCAATGGCGGGCAGTTCGAGGGCAAGCCGTTCATCCTGCAGCCTAGCCAGGTGTTCATTGCCGGGTCCATCTTTGGGTGGAAGCGAACCAACGAGGATGGCAAGATCGTGCGCCGGTTCCGGCGCGCCTATATCGAGCAGGCAAAAGGGCAGGGGAAGTCACCGTTCGCTGGAGCGGTCGGCCTCTACTGCATGACGGCAGACGGTGAATCCGGCGCCGAGATCTACGCCGCGGGCAAGGACAAGGCCCAGGCGATGGTGCTGTTCCGCGACTCCGTCGCGATGTATGATCAGTCGCCGGCACTCAAGGCCAGGTTGACGCCATCCGGCGGCAACCCGATCTGGAACCTTGCCGACCTGAAGTCGCGCAGCTTTTACCGGCCGATCAGCCGAGAGGGCGCGCACTCCGGGCCGCGCCCATACGTGGCGCTCTGCGACGAAATCCATGAGCATCCCGATGGCAAGGTCATCGAAATGCTCGAGCGCGGTTTTAAATTCCGCGATCAGCCGTTGCTGTTGATGATCACGAACTCCGGTTCGGATCGCAACTCGGTTTGCTGGGCCGAGCACCAGCACGCAGTGCAGGTCGCCGCCGGCACGAAAACGCTGGACGACGATTTCAGCTATGTCGGCGAGGTGATCGACGACACGGCGTTCGCCTATGTGTGCGCTCTCGACAAGAACGACGACCCATTCACGGACCCGTCGTGCTGGATCAAGGCGAACCCGTTGCTCGGCGTGACGCTGAAGTACGAGTACATCAACGACGTCGTCGCCCAGGCTCGGAACATCCCGAGCAAGCGCAACGGCATCCTGCGGCTGCACTTCTGCGTCTGGACCGAGTCCGACACGGCGTGGATACCGCGGCCGATGCTCGAAAAGGTCATGGCGGATTTCGATCCCTATGCCGAACATGCAGGTCGCGTGATCAATGGGGCGGGGCTCGACCTGTCCGGCACCAAGGATTTGACCTCGGCGGCGTTCTGCATCGAGACGGGTGTGAAGCGCGTCAAGAAAGCCGATGGCACCGAAGCCGATCTGCCGACCTATGACTTGTGGGTCGAAAGCTGGACCCCGAGCGACACAATGGACGAGCGGTCGAAAGTCGACCACGTGCCATATCGCCTTTGGTCATCGCAGATGCACAAGGATGCGGATGGCAATGACATCGATGGTCAGCCTTACCTGAACGCGCCGGAAGGCGGCAGGGTGCGGTTCGACCATGTCGCGGCACACTTCGCGCGTATCGACGCCAGCCACGGCATCGGCGAGCTGGGTTACGACAAATACGCCTACGACAAGTTTCAGGAAGAGCTCGACAACTACGGGCTCGAATTTGAGACCGTGGCTCACCCACAGGGCGGCAAGAAGCGCGCCAAGCCGAGCGAGGCGAAGGTCGAAGCTGCCAAGGCAGCCGGTCTGCCTGTTCCGTTGGGACACTGGATGCCAGGGTCAGTCGCGGCGCTCGAAGAACTGATCCTTGAGGAGCGTGTGCGGATCCGGCGTTCGCCAGTGACGCTGACCGCTCTGATGGGCGTCCATATTGAGACTGACCCGCTCATGGGCAACCAGTGGTTCAACAAGACCAAGGCCACGGTGCGCATCGACCCTGCGGTCGCGGCGGCAATGGCGGTGGGTGTGGCTGTTGAAACGGCCGGACCTGCAAAGCCGAGCCTCGACGACTTCCTTTCCAACCCAGTCATGGTGATTTGA
- a CDS encoding HNH endonuclease translates to MPDENPPPFREGVHWASVQDVFAGGVNDHQFHRANSSGSRVTYREKRPWQHLYGRKRWLSLRDRHLDERPLCEYCLRREVVEPATIVDHIKPHKGDEELFYDAGNLQSLCKRCHDSDKRLEESGKTVIAFGPDGWPI, encoded by the coding sequence ATGCCCGATGAGAACCCCCCTCCCTTTAGGGAGGGGGTTCATTGGGCATCGGTGCAGGATGTTTTCGCGGGAGGGGTGAATGATCACCAATTCCATCGGGCAAACTCATCGGGCAGTCGAGTGACTTACCGAGAGAAGCGACCGTGGCAACATCTGTATGGCCGCAAGAGATGGCTATCTCTCCGAGACAGGCATCTGGATGAGAGGCCGCTATGCGAGTACTGCCTCAGACGAGAGGTAGTCGAGCCCGCCACCATCGTGGATCACATCAAGCCGCACAAAGGCGACGAGGAACTGTTCTACGATGCAGGCAACCTTCAGAGCCTCTGCAAGAGGTGTCACGACAGCGATAAGCGGCTCGAAGAGAGCGGCAAGACCGTGATTGCGTTCGGACCGGACGGATGGCCGATCTGA